The following are encoded together in the Dama dama isolate Ldn47 chromosome 27, ASM3311817v1, whole genome shotgun sequence genome:
- the RNF152 gene encoding E3 ubiquitin-protein ligase RNF152, with the protein METLSQDSLLECQICFNHYSPRRRPKLLDCRHTCCSVCLQQMRTSQKDVRCPWCRGTTRLPPGFSVSQLPDDPAVLGVIAIPHASERTPVFIRLPSNGCYMLPLPVSKERALLPGDAGCRLLPGGQPKAVAVVSVPAAEQQPLQPAAPGDAAAEEPDRRGAAKSSTWSGVCTVILVACVLVFLLGIVLHNMSCISKRFTVISCG; encoded by the coding sequence ATGGAGACGCTGTCGCAGGACTCGCTGCTGGAGTGTCAGATCTGCTTCAACCACTACAGCCCGCGGCGGAGGCCCAAGCTGCTGGACTGCAGGCACACTTGCTGCTCCGTGTGCCTGCAGCAGATGCGGACGAGCCAGAAGGACGTGCGCTGCCCCTGGTGCCGCGGCACCACCAGGCTGCCCCCGGGCTTCTCCGTGTCGCAGCTGCCCGACGACCCCGCGGTGCTGGGCGTCATCGCCATCCCGCACGCCTCCGAGCGCACGCCGGTCTTCATCAGACTCCCGAGCAACGGGTGCTACATGCTGCCCCTGCCCGTCTCCAAGGAGCGCGCGCTGCTGCCCGGCGACGCGGGCTGCCGCCTGCTGCCTGGGGGCCAGCCGAAGGCGGTGGCCGTGGTGAGCGTCCCCGCGGCCGAGCAGCAGCCCCTGCAGCCCGCGGCCCCGGGCGACGCGGCGGCCGAGGAGCCGGACCGGCGGGGCGCGGCCAAGAGCTCCACCTGGTCCGGGGTGTGCACCGTCATCCTGGTGGCCTGCGTCCTGGTCTTCCTCCTCGGCATCGTGCTCCACAACATGTCCTGCATTTCTAAGCGCTTCACTGTGATATCCTGCGGCTGA